A window of Maioricimonas rarisocia genomic DNA:
TGGCCGCCTCCGGAGAGGCGGAACCGCCAACTGCCCGGCCGCGAGGGACGACTTGCGTGCTGCGTTTCGCTGCTCCAGACACAGAAAATGCTACCAGAGACCACTGCGGATTCAGCAAAATTGCGGCGATCTTTCAAGAAAAGCCGCAAGTTGAAGGATCGCTCGAGATTGGTATACTTCACGATTCCGCTTTCCTGCGGAATGATGATGTCGAGAGGATTTCTGCTCACCAGGCGAGCCGGAGAAAACAAGCGTGTCGACAAGTGGATGGAATGCCAACGATCTTCCCGGGGCTCCTGCGCCCCAGGTCGAACAGGTCAACTTTGTCGGCCTGATGCGTGACAGCGCCAATTTCGGGCCGGACGAACTGAAACAGGTCGTCGGTGCCATGAGCGGCCCCGGTGCCGGCGATTTCCGCCGCGCTGTGGAACAGATCGACGCCGAGTCGAGCAGCAATCCCACCCTCAAGGAACGCGCCGGGATCGGCCTGTTCTACCTTGGCCGGCATCGTCGCTGCGTTGAAACGCTTACCGGCTGCGAGGGCGGCCTGGGACGCTTCTACCTGGCACAGGCCCTGGCGACCCTTGGCGAACATGCCCGCGCTGCCGAAGAGTTCGCGGAAGCGGGCAAGCGTGGTTACACCCCGATCGAGTGCACACTTCGTCAGGCTGGCGAAGTCCGCCGGGGTGGCGACCTCGATGGTGCCGAAGAGATCATCCGCAGCACCGGCGGGGACGGTGCCCGCCTCGCCGAGTACTCGTACCAGATGGGATCGGTCCTGTTTGACCGGGGCGACACGTTCGGCGCGATCGAGTACTTCGAGCGTGCCGTCGACATGGACCCGCACCACTCGCGGGCGCTGTTTTCACTCGGACTGCTCAACAGCCTGCACGGCAACGACGACGAGGCGATCCGCCTTTACGAGCGCTGCCTCTCCAAGCCCCCTTACTACCTCGGCGCCCTGCTGAACCTCGGCCTGCTCTACGAGGACAAGGAGAACTACGCCGCGGCTCAGTACTGCTTCGAACGTGTCCTGCAGCAGGATCCCGGCAACGAACGGGCTTTGCTGTACCTGAAGGACATCGAAGCCACGAGCAACATGTACTATGACGAGGAGACGCTGAAGAATCAGCAGCGGCTCGAGCAGCTCCTCAACCGCCCCGTCACCGATTTCGAGCTTTCGGTCCGCAGTCGCAACTGCCTGACCGCAATGGACATCGAATCGCTCGGTGACCTCACGCGGATCAGCGAGCAGGAACTGCTCGCCGGCAAGAACTTCGGCGAAACCTCCCTGGAGGAAGTGCGGGATCTGATGGCGGCCCACGGCCTCTCGATCGGACAGAACCTGCACCAGAAGTCGCGCGAGCCGGCCTTCAGCCCCAAGGATCTTTCGCCGCAGGAACAGGCGCTGCTCGGTACACCGGTCAGCGATCTGAACCTGTCGGTCCGTTCGCGCAAGTGCATGACCCGCCTGGGAATCACCACGGTTGGCGAACTCGTGCAGCGGACTCCGGACGAACTGCTGGCTGCAAAGAACTTCGGCGTGACGTCGCTGAACG
This region includes:
- a CDS encoding DNA-directed RNA polymerase subunit alpha C-terminal domain-containing protein, giving the protein MSTSGWNANDLPGAPAPQVEQVNFVGLMRDSANFGPDELKQVVGAMSGPGAGDFRRAVEQIDAESSSNPTLKERAGIGLFYLGRHRRCVETLTGCEGGLGRFYLAQALATLGEHARAAEEFAEAGKRGYTPIECTLRQAGEVRRGGDLDGAEEIIRSTGGDGARLAEYSYQMGSVLFDRGDTFGAIEYFERAVDMDPHHSRALFSLGLLNSLHGNDDEAIRLYERCLSKPPYYLGALLNLGLLYEDKENYAAAQYCFERVLQQDPGNERALLYLKDIEATSNMYYDEETLKNQQRLEQLLNRPVTDFELSVRSRNCLTAMDIESLGDLTRISEQELLAGKNFGETSLEEVRDLMAAHGLSIGQNLHQKSREPAFSPKDLSPQEQALLGTPVSDLNLSVRSRKCMTRLGITTVGELVQRTPDELLAAKNFGVTSLNEIRQRLTEQGLKLRND